The DNA region ATATGtacctaagaaagggaccaatcttcttagtaactctgcataaactcactaTTACTAGGTGTTACACATTTGATATAACATAAGTGTATTGTAGTGTGATTACTACCAAACGCTTTCATGTACCTACTTAGCAACAAAAGTTGCGGGTATTATGATGATGATCATCATCTTTAATTCTTTGACCATCATGAGTAATGACGATTGATTTTAGCGCTCTTGAGGAGCATTCCTAGAAAAACATCTCAAACTCGGGATTCAACACCAAGTCcgttaaaatttaatgctccattaaaattttaatcctccattattcccttcaaaaatgacaatttcaaaTAAACATGGACGTTCTTTCAACTGGGCTTATGTGCCTTGTAAAATATCTTATCTTTGAGTGACACACAATTATCTTATCTTTTAAtccctttttcaaaaataggaTTCCTGACATAGTTTTAAAAACAAGAATTCTCTTGCTTTCTGGACTGAGCTGACACAAAATTAGGTTAATTCGTTTCGGATTCTGTGATGCTTACTTGAGACAAGTAACTGTCAACAGTGTCGAAAATTCATTTGATCGATCGACTTTCTTACGATGATAAACATAAATAGTTTAACTTGAAGTTCAATAGTTTTATTTCATAGTTTAATTTGTTGGATTTCATATCCATTAGAAAAATGTCTTTAAGTACGATATGGAAATGTATCTTTTCACCAAGATTGATCAAAGTATATGGAACGAGCTCGGTAAAAAATAATTGTTATGCTGAGAATAATTATATAGATACATTATTTGGAatttcagaatttgtatcaaCCGTCAAATTACGAAAAATGGGGTGATCAAGTCATTAGTTCAGTGAGTACGAAAATCAATAATTGCTAATATACTTATCATTGAaatatgaattaaaaaaaaacaattatttcataGATGATAATTAGGACCTTTTCAGTTGATCGCGTTTTTTAGTTCTGGAAAATATTGTCCTTGTTGATAATATCAATAACAATTAAGTATTCCTCTTCTTGATATTAAAGTTTTGATTTGGAATTTAGCTCTATATGATATGGAAATTGGGCCTCTACACATCGCCCTTTATCGTGGGAATATTATACCATAAAGATTACTTCACTCATGAAGGCCTGTTGTCTCTAACAAAATTTGTGACAAGTATTGGAGTGATACTTGTAATATCGTACATATCAAGAGGGCTAGGTAGGTCCTTTGATGATACCTACAAAAACTTCATTAAAGCTCTGGAGGAAGTAAATCAAGAAATTACACCAATCACCAAGCGCAATATCTCTGCCTATGATTTTGAATTTTACGCTTGGCCCATCGAGTATAATCTTCAACAACTTAATGGGtaaataaaaattcaaccaaataaTTGATCGATATAAAGCACAGGGTATTTCTAGATCAAACAAAGTTTCAACTTCTGCTTTCAATCCAATGCCACATGGTAATATGCTTGATAATTTGCTGCAATTGCCATTTAGAATAGCAGCAGCAGTTGCTATACATACCTTTGGTATTCGTCTAATTTATCCTGGATCACTAGGGATTctgaaaattattttaggttcgTATCTAACAGTATTATATCTTCAGaattataatttaaaattcTTTACCTTTGAATCTCCCTTCTAGTTGAAATATAtcggaaataatgaaattttttatatgagtGTATCTTTTACAGATAAAGCTCTCATTCAAGGTCGTTCAAGGTATGTGGAATATTTTAGAGGGGAACGTTTCAAAATTAGAACTTCAGATGGGAATGATCTAGATACAATGTTCGTTGACAGAAGAACTAATTTACCGAACGGTAATACACTTGTAATATGTTGCGAAGGGAACGCTGGATTCTACGAAATTGGCATTATGGGGACACCTCTTGAAGCAGGATATTCAGCTTTAGGATGGAATCACCCCGGATTTGGAGGCAGCAGTGTGAGTTATGCCAAGATCTAGATATTTAATTGAATTCATACTTCACAATCCGGCTTACTCACTCACAAAACCAACGCAACATGACCTGAGGTTACACCTTGGCTTTTCCCTGACCTTAATTCATAATTCGAACACAATGTAAAACATTATTTTTAGGTTTATGAGCATCATAACTCAAACGTAAAGTAAGTGAATTAACTTATTCATATATCTGAAGTTTGGAAGagaaccttttcatttctgatcaCATGATGATCACACATTTTTGCAAAAACATCTTAAATCACAAATTAGTAATCTAGGCTTATGATGTTCCATGTTTGAGAGTagagaatttttaattttataggGAACTCCTTATCCTCCTCAAGAACAAAATGCAATAGATGCAGTCATGCAGTTTGCTATCAACAAGCTTGGTTTCAAGGTTGAAAATATCGTTATATTCGCTTGGAGCATTGGTGGATACACAGCAACTTGGGCATCAATGAATTATCCTGATATTAAAGGATTGGTAATTTTTCTTATCTAATTGTATTCCTATCGTTGATAAGTGTTTTTACTAAGGTATTGGATGCGACATTCGATGATATTTTACCATTAGCGGTAAACCATATGCCAGCTATAATAAGTCCTGTAGTTGATTTAGCTATAAGGGAGCATGCTAACCTCAACGTTGCAGAACAGTTGGTTGAATACCCAGGACCTGTGTTATTCATACGACGGACTGCTGACGAAATCATTTGCACCAAGTGAGTGAATTAATAATTTAATAATGAAGTTTTGTAcaattccaaaaattttcagaGAAGGTGACATAACAACAAACAGAGGCAACTTTCTTCTCAAGAAATTATTGTGGAGAAGGTATCCCTTAATTTTCGGATCTTCCCAAATGAATCTCCTGGAAGAATTCCTCAGTTTGCCATCATCTAAACAAGGTGGTACCACAATTTTGCCATTTCattcttttcttattttacCTATATTTTTAGATACATTGCTACGAACCCATGAAGTGAACGAAAGTGAATGTATTTCTTTACTTCAATCTTATATATCCGAGTATTCCAAATCATTTCCTTTGAAAATTGGAGAAGATTTTGGTACCTTGGAGAAGAATAAAATGTCACTTTTCTTAGTAAGTAATGTTTAACAAACTCAGAATTTCTTTGCTAAATTATGTATATTTCAGGCGAGCAAATATTTGAAAGACTTCAAGAGTACACATTGCACGATGCTTCCCCCAGAAATGTTTCAACTACCTTGGGATATAAATGTAGAAAGTGATTTCGTATTCACGTAAATTCCtttctaattcttttttttattgacAGTGAGGCAGAGCAGTTTTGAAGTGGAAAACTAGATGATATTTACTgataatttatttatatatgAGATGTATACTTTTTGAAATGGTGTAGTAAAGTACTTCTTCATCTTGGGAGTTTTGTTGGTTTACATATTTGGTAGATACAAGATTCATCTGAAGACAAAATCAAATACTGTCCATGAAATTACTTCAGACTTTCAGATTCATTGTTATCCATCGCTCAGAAAATGATCTTTAAAAGTACATCACCATCAGAttcatgcaagatgattttctAATGGTTCTGAAGCAGATGACAATATTTTAGTAGAAAATACAGGCAACCATTCAGTGTAAATGATTACcctgaaatataaaattcacatattcaattatagattttttacCTGATAATAATAGTATGATTTCCATCAAATAAAATAACCTCGGTTCACAATTTACTTTTCTTTGCTACAAAGGAAGATAAAGCATTTATAAAGTCATCGGATTTGACACTCTCATCCAAAATCTGTTTCTCCACCTCGTTACATTTCAACAATGCTTCCTTTGACCACCTCATCAATAATTTCTTATTCCTTATAACTGTTTCCCTAGGAAGAGCCCCAAATTTCAATAAAGACTTTATGAATTCCTCTAACTTATCAGCAGGCACTACTTGTGCAACAAACCCTAATTTATAAGCTTCATTGGCTGTTAGAATATGATTGAGGAATAACATTTCTGAGGACTTGCTTTTTCCAAGTAATATTGGGTAAAGAAGGCTCGAACAACCCTCCAAGCTAAATCCAAGACGGATGAAAGGAATTTCAAAGGTTGCCCTATCTGAACAATAAATTATGTCACATAGAGATATACATGTAGCTGCGATTCCTATTGCAGGTCCATTCACAACTGCTATTAGTATTTTTGGATAATTAATGAAGGCATCTATCATTTCTTTCACTTTTTGCGTCGAATCTACTTCCGTCTGTGCAAGGGATGAGAAAAAATCAGTGCCACTACTGAAGTATTCTCCTTTCCCAGTGATAATAGTTACAATCACATCATCATTGGTCGCATCATCATTCAAAATATTGGTGATATTCTCGTACATTTCAATTGTGATTGCATTTTTTTTGGAAGGTCTATTTAAcaccaattttctcactttgTTTTCTAAAGTAACATCCATGGTTGAGAGAGATATTGGACTTCGGACTCAAagattattcgaattttcacaACTTGTTTTCAAACTCGACTTTCGACTGCAACAAAATCAAACAGGTAGTTTTTGATATAGGTCACAAATAATTCTGTTCTGTAATCTGTAATAATAAATTTGTGGTGGCAGATTTGAAGAAacctataaaaaaaaagatagctGTATCAAATAGACATAGAGACACCTACCATAAAAAGGTGAAAGTTTACAGATTATGAGAAAAAGAATACTATATTCCTAGGCAAAAATACGATTAATAGTTCCTATAAAAAAATACAGCTGGCCAGGTCGTTCATAATGCCTCCTTAAATAAAAAGATTGTAAACGACACGCACAAGCAGCGACAAAATTATTGTTTGCATTATGGATATAGATGTTGAATTAAATATAAAAACTATAAACTTTAAccaagaaaaaatatgaaaattttatttcaaaagtgCAGCAATACAACATAAACAATTACATGCAGCTTAAACAAGATACCCTTGTCCAATATTGGACCATACATTTTTGACATAAGAAACTTTGTTGTTAACATCCGACCAGCAATTACTAACCGACATAAATTTATCACATAATCCCAACTTCTCATCTATTTTGTATTCATTGAAATAACAATCAACCATTGGATTCTTGACTGCAGCACCGCTGGCTCCATAACTATAGGGAAGAACTTTAAGAACACCTGTAGGTAATTGTTCagacagctcattataaaatcCTTGCAATTTATCATACTGATTGAGCACAACTAAGCAATTTCCTTGTAGAATACTGGCAATCAGCAATCGCTTATTGTGGTTACTGATGTACTTGGTGAATTCAGCAACCAGCACACCTTTAGGCGAGTAGGAAATATTAAGATTGTATTCTTTATAAGGTGATAATATCGAAGGATTTTGATTTGAATCTATATATTGATAAAAGAACGTTTTCCATTCACGGAACCATTCTTCAgaaatttcatcatttttaaatttattcttgttattttcaatgaatttgatCAAGGCACTGAACTGCTTTATTTTTACAGATTTTTCGATTGATTTCCATTTAGGTTGAGCATTTTTTGCAGAAGTTATagatttcaatatatccttttCTTCATAAGATACTTTACTCCCTGTAAAACCCATAATATCCTTGTTGTAAAAGAGGAGGTCATGAAAACCTTGAAGTCCACCAAAATATCCTTTTCCACTCAATTTCCGTGGTGTGAAAGTAACATCTGGGGAGTAAATACCGAAAGAATTTATCCAGACATTACAAACATCCAGTTTCTGTGCCACATAATTTGCTATGCCAATATTTTCTGTCCAAACTGATGCTGAGAATCCTTGAACATTATTATTAGCTAACGCAATAGCTTCATCTATATTTCTGAACGCTGACACTGAAGCACATGGTGCAGCACTGGAATCTTTACTAATAACCCTACCGCCAAGAAATAAAACATGACCATAGTGGGAAGTATATGTTTCCACACCATTCTTTTCAGCATCTAATAGGAGGTTCTGCAATGTTTCTGAGAAATTATTGTTGCCCAATTTGGAAGTACTGAAATTAATTTtgtctttcaatttttttatgaatacttCATATATAGTTTCTTGTACAAAAATTTCCTTAGCTAAAGATGTGAATACTAGTTGATCTTTCCAAGTAGAATTTATTACTGAATCACATGCAGAATCTAAATCGGAACTATCAAaaattatgattggcatcagCAAAGGCACAATTCCGAGCATTCTTTCGCTCTgaaatttatcatctacatTATCGAAGCAATGGACAACTGTAGCATGCTTCAACACTACATCTAAATTATTATCCTCAGATATAACTGATATGGTTTCTTTGGGGAAACCTACTCTCAATGCTAAAGATACGATGAATTCAATAAAGCATCCCATTTTAGGGGAACTGACAAACAACACTTTGAATCCAGTGGCTAACGCAGGGCCGAGGGTATAGCCCAACAATGAAATACAACTATTATCACTTAACTTACATACTACAAGTCCTTTTTGACCTACTTTCACTAATTGACACAAATTGGCATAATATCTCAAAGTTTTCACCAAATATGGAAGAGATTTTTCCTTCAAGAAAACTGTTTCAACTTTCTTTATCCTTCTTTCCAATTCAGCGAAGGAATCTATTgctttttcaatttctgtagcGAATTTATCAAGTAAATCGGATCTATTTTCATTGCTCAATTCGCTCCATTTATCATTTTTGCTGATTGATGATAAGAGTACTTTTAGCTCCTCCGTTGTTTGATGTTTGAGAAATTCCCCCATTGCACCTCTGAAGTCTTCTTTTTTCTCAACGTATTTCATGCTTTCAAACACATCTTTGATTAATTCACAatttattttcttgaaactcatAATTGATCAACAAACACTCTATTTTCAAAAAGATCTAGTAACTTATCTGATGTGAAGAATTATATTTTTGATAACTACTTGACCTTCAGATAAGTTTGAAATTGAATGACAATACTATTTCTAAAACAAAAAATACTCCTACAGAACACACATGGTATTTTTTTATTGGTAAAATCCATGCACTTCCACCAGAAGTGTCTGCTTCAGAGCTTCCGccaattaataaaaaatgaaaaaaattaatacgaaTGCACaaggatgaaaattttcatattgttGGAAGTCAAATTTTGATATGTCAATCAAAGAAAATAGGTGACAATTGACAATTAAATAATGATTCTATGATTTTCATGACATTTCAATAAGTATTCAAATAAGAATTATTTTGTAGTTTAAAAAAGTAACAAATTATAGCCTATTTCAGTTTTCCGGCTTTCAGTTGAGTTTCTCTGAAAGGGAAAAGATATAATGGATCTATTACAGCAATATCTCAATAACATTAGAATTCCTAAATCTGGCGACAAAGTTTATAAGGACGAATGTGTTTATTCATTCGATAATCCGGTGAGTCAACGCAAAATTTCCAGTATATTTAATTTCTAAAACTCAATATTATTCAAGGAAAGCGATACCGGTCTCTATGTGAGCCTATTTTCCTTCATTGGTTTGGGGCGCGAATATcttgaaaaatattataataagaCTGGAGATGCAGTGTTTCTACATATAAGAAGAGAAAAGAGTGAAGTATGAGTCTTTCCAAAAATGTATGAATTAGTTTAAGATGATAATTAATTCAGGTATGCTGTCAACAGCAAGGCGATGGTCCAGAGAAAAAGATTACTCGTTTAGCAATTGGAGTTGAAGGAGGCTTTTCTGCCGACCCTGGAAAAAAGTATGAGTACACAGATCATTGTAGTATTGTTATATTACCATCATATACAACAATTGCCTGGCCCAATGCAGATCTTCCAGAAATTGTGAGTTTGAATGATATCAACTATACAACTAGTCTGTTGTTGATTTATGATGTGTAGTTATTTATGGATTGAATATACCAGAGGGTAATTCAATTCAGAATTGTCTACAGAAATGATATCTTGCATGTCATATTGATGCTTCGTAAAATTTTAGGTTAAACAGTCAGTTGAAGCTATTTTTGAATTGCCATCTGCAAATAAGTTGGCAGAACTAGAATCTCTGAAAGGAACTTGGGATGGAGAAGCTAGAATTATATCAAAGCATGCACAAAATCTCCAACAACTAGctaatgggaaaaaaattccTCCTTCTGGGTGGAAATGTGAACAGTGCGACAAGACAGACAATCTTTGGCTCAATCTAACTGATGGATCTATTCTATGTGGAAGAAGGTTCTACGATGGTTCTGGTGGAAATAACCATGCAGTGGAGCATTACAGTACAACAGGTTATCCGTTGGCTGTCAAATTAGGGACCATTACCAAAGAAGGGAAGGGTGACGTTTTTAGTTATAGTGAAGATGATATGGTAGAAGACCCCCTGCTTGTTCAACATCTTGCTCATTGGGGTGAGTCGGAAAACACTTATAATAATTGTGGATAGGCGTTTTGTTGTGTCAAGTGAATGAGTTTCATGTATATTTCAAATATGTATGATGCTATTCGAAGCTATTCTTTGGAGAATAGTACTTCATTCAATAAGAACATTATGATGACTATTATTCATgccgatgacatttatcaaaCAAGAAGTCGAGTGGTATTTAGCAATTTTTCTATGTTCAGACCCTCTGTATGTGATTATGACCATGAAGTTTGATAGACTAATGAATAATCACTTTTAAATCACCAGTGATTTGTGAATGTCATAATGGTCAAGGAGACAGATAGGTTATGATCACGTCGCATGCATCGATCTTGGATGAAGTCTCTTATTGATTTCTCAATTTTTATACAACAAAGTCAATATATATATTTCAGGCATAAATATTGCCAACATGGAGAAAACTGAGAAATCGATGGTCGAACTTGAGCTTGAACTCAATCAGAAAACCAACGAATGGTCGGCTCTAACAGAGAAAGATGGCAAGTTGAAACCTTTATATGGACCCGGTTATACGGGAATGGTAAATATGGGTAACAGCTGCTATTTAAACAGCATTATGCAAGTTCTCTTCTCGATCCCCGATTTTGCCAAAACCTATTATGAAGAAAGGGAAAATCTTCTGAACCAGTTTCATGGGGACCccgctgaagatttcaataTACAGATGTAAGAAAAATCATTGGATTTCTCCAGATATTCTtcagtattgaaaaaaatatcaccAAAACTCTGTTACCACAAAATCAATGAATTTCTTTGGTCTAGGGCAAAAATTGGACATGGTCTGTTGTCCGGAAAATACTCTGTTCCTCCAGTTCAGGATTCCACCGAAGATGCAAATCCTGAGGGTATTTGCCcctcgatgttcaaaaatttggtTGGTAAAGGCCACCCCGAGTTCTCCACCAAAAAACAGCAAGACGTCCAAGAATTTTTGCTCCATTTACTGACCATTCTGGAGCGTAACACCAAAAATATGGACAATCCGGGAGAGtgtttcaagtttcagatcgaGGAAAGGTACCAATGTAGCGATTCCAAAAAGGTCAAATATTTAACAAGATCAGACGTTATCTTACCCCTCATGATACCCATGGACGCGGCAACGAATAAAGAAGAGGTGATTtaggaaaatattttgaaaattggtgtttttTAAATAGGTAACAAGTTGATAGGTATGAACGTTCTCAGGTAGCGTCGTACGAGGCGAGAAAGGCGGAATTGGAGGCTCAGGGTAAACACGTTGATCCCAACCTGCTGGTTAGGCCGAAGATCAAGTTTTTCTCTTGTCTGGAAGTGTTTTCCCAATCTGAGGTGATCAACAATTTTTACAGTACCGCTGCTGGTAAAGTTGTGACGGCTAGGAAGTAAGTTGTTCGGATTGAGGTTAGGATTTCCGAATCAACATTGTTTTTTCACTTAGGACCACGAGATTGGCTTCGTTCCCGGACTATTTGGTCATTCAGTTGAAGAAATTCATGCTGAGGGAAGATTGGGTCCCCATAAAACTGGACGTTTCTATCGAGATGCCCGACGAGATCGATTTTGCGGCCTTGAGGGGTAACGGTCTTCAGGACGACGAGGAACTGTTACCCGAACCAGACAACCCACCACCGATGCCTCCGATGGACCAGGAAGTCCTCAAACAGCTCACAGATATGGGTAAGATCTTAAGATTTGATGGTCCAGGGcaatatttcgaattttgtgtttttcctCTAGGCTTCCCTCCGGAGTCCTGCAAGAGGGCCGTGTTCAACACGCATAATTCGGGTCTGGAGGCTGCGACCGCCTGGATCATGGAGCACATCGCCGACTCTGATTTCGCCGATCCTTTTGTGCCGCCAGGTACCGAGAGTGCCAAGTTCAACGCTAACCCCGAATCTCTGTCGATCATAATGTCGATGGGTTTTTCCGAAGATCACGCTTTGAAAGCCTTGAAGGCGACGGATAACAACGTGGAGAGGGCGATGGATTGGATATTTTCCCATCAGAGCGAACTGGAGGGCAGCAGTGCACCGTCTCAGCCCGAATTCAAGGATGGAAATTCCAGTGAGTCGATTTTCagtttagattttttttttcagggaaaAGGGCACTGTAAACTCGTCGTCCAGGGGATTCGCCTAAAAATGACAGTTCTACCTTGCGAGTAGATATTCCTTTTATCGATTCCCCCACCCCTGTTATGACCAGTGATGAACATACCTTCTACATCCTATACCAGGTGGCCCACTCCAGACGCGgtgctcattttgagggagtaaagaagatattttgaaaatcttttcttgcgGTGTGTGAAGGATGGCCTATAGCACAATTCAAAagtattgtcatatatacagggtgttcgaaaacgaagatatagaccaaagttacacttttttaaatgtaacaccctatatttgacctcaaaaatggaatggcaagctcaaattatgatgagtttcttcagattactttatagctcagaagcaccctttacgagataatggcgaaaaatcgaaaatatggagttttatagcaattaatgaagaaactagttacgccagcgatacagacaaaAAATTTTCGAGTAGACAACTTGGCTACtcttacatataaaagaaaatttcaactctggaatatacagagtgataataattaattctcaaacaccaactacaaataatcgtcgaaaactttcttatttaaaatggcacacccggtattctTGAAcccgttgaacgtaaaaattaatttcgaaattatattcataaaattttcctacatctgAACTTGATAGTTTCTgatcaattttcgatttttgattcaaaattagtaaaccattttcgccattatctcgtaaatggtccttctaaggtataaagtgatctgaagaaaatcatcataatttgagcttgtcatttcattttcgaggtcaaatacagagtgtttttgagtttgacaatttcgaaaagttctcataactttttttctttgaaggtacagatctgaaacttgaaccttctacaggcactttcttacgtagaatccactgacgagctcaaaatattttttcatttcgaatactTTGGTGAACttccatttttttaaatgcaaactttcattgaatttgttatttctgaattggaaaaaatttcatgtcaGTAGATTCCACGTATGAAAGTGCTTAAGAAgggtcaagtttcagatctgtaacttcacagacaaaaaaattatgagaactttccggaatcgtcaaaatgtccatttttgtttataactcgaaatctaaaaacgataggccgattctgttttcagatttggattagtcaagaaaaaagagctagagaatgtgttgattctttttcttctagctgctctagttctcgagatcccttcagtagacaacgaattttgcccaccttttACAGTCGCTTTGACTTTGACACACTTGTAAGGTTCTTAAAAATTCACGCTAGACCAAgataaatcaaaaacatggcCCGTCTACTTTTTTGCCAAAAAATTAATAACATAACTactaaatacctttgaaatgaTATTAATAATAGTCTCGAaataaattccacattgcctctttcactattttcgctgttatttcattatcgatggatattttgaagcgaaattttaggaTCAGATGgtactcgatacgatcttcaaaattagtcaTCAAAACACCCCttcctcatccctattcaaaaccaaGGGAATGTGCTGACCCctgttggaccacactgtatagtGATTCAGTATGACATAATTCTTGAAGAAAATGCCATATTTCTCGTCATTCTCTAGATTTTTCTATCTACTTCTTCAATTATTTCGTGGGACCACACTGTATATATATTTCGTATAGCAACAAGTGTCTCGACTTAATGCAACAAAAATTTGGTCACGGATCCTCTTACAAAATTAGGAGACCTATATTTTTGATTTTGCCAAGATAATAGAATAAGTGGCATTGTCTGGTCTTATTTTCATTTGGTTGTgcaatttttttccagaatacaAGCTTGTTGCGTTTATCTCGCACATGGGAACTTCCACAATGGTTGGACATTATGTTGTTCACATACTGAAAGATGGCTGCTGGGTCATTTTCAACGATGAGAAAGTGGCATTGTCAGAGAATCCACCGAAAGATCTAGGATACATGTATTTCTACAAAAGGATATGATGATAATAGATATTGATTATTTGCGATTGTTTCATGATTGATGATGAATAATTGAATGTGAATAAAAAATTCttatagaatttgtttttcattaatgAACTCCTACAAACATTACCTATAATTTGACTGTCAACATAATATTACAAAATGAGTAAATTTTCACTATACTGGGTATTTTAAAAAATAGCATTTTCTTGAGGAACTGGACGtttttacaccctgtatacataaaatgacTGCTACATTTTCAACATTGAATAATATTTGATATATAGTTCAGTGATATGttaaaatcaataaatattatgaTCTAAAACGAACTAGCTGACCACCATCATCTGGAGTATCCacagaaaaatcaggaaatcaaGGAAGAGTAGAAGCTGACTATGGTTTCGGTCTGATTTGACCTCAGAGCCACACAACATATGGTGACTAAGACAGTTGAtggtttatttgttttcaacaaGATTAACTTTTCAACttataaaatgagaaaaaagtAACATGATAAAGGCTCGGGTCGCGCTTTATTGTACTTTGAGATCAATGTAACCGAATGGTAAAAATTTCCGATGAAGGGTTAAAGTGATAGTGAACAGGCTGCCACTGTTCGTTGGTGGCGCTAATTATTGGTTATAGGTTTCC from Coccinella septempunctata chromosome 1, icCocSept1.1, whole genome shotgun sequence includes:
- the LOC123322950 gene encoding phosphatidylserine lipase ABHD16A isoform X2, with translation MSLSTIWKCIFSPRLIKVYGTSSNLYQPSNYEKWGDQVISSLYMIWKLGLYTSPFIVGILYHKDYFTHEGLLSLTKFVTSIGVILVISYISRGLGRSFDDTYKNFIKALEEVNQEITPITKRNISAYDFEFYAWPIEYNLQQLNGSNKVSTSAFNPMPHGNMLDNLLQLPFRIAAAVAIHTFGIRLIYPGSLGILKIILDKALIQGRSRYVEYFRGERFKIRTSDGNDLDTMFVDRRTNLPNGNTLVICCEGNAGFYEIGIMGTPLEAGYSALGWNHPGFGGSSGTPYPPQEQNAIDAVMQFAINKLGFKVENIVIFAWSIGGYTATWASMNYPDIKGLVLDATFDDILPLAVNHMPAIISPVVDLAIREHANLNVAEQLVEYPGPVLFIRRTADEIICTKEGDITTNRGNFLLKKLLWRRYPLIFGSSQMNLLEEFLSLPSSKQDTLLRTHEVNESECISLLQSYISEYSKSFPLKIGEDFGTLEKNKMSLFLASKYLKDFKSTHCTMLPPEMFQLPWDIN
- the LOC123322950 gene encoding phosphatidylserine lipase ABHD16A isoform X1, whose product is MSLSTIWKCIFSPRLIKVYGTSSNLYQPSNYEKWGDQVISSLYMIWKLGLYTSPFIVGILYHKDYFTHEGLLSLTKFVTSIGVILVISYISRGLGRSFDDTYKNFIKALEEVNQEITPITKRNISAYDFEFYAWPIEYNLQQLNGSNKVSTSAFNPMPHGNMLDNLLQLPFRIAAAVAIHTFGIRLIYPGSLGILKIILDKALIQGRSRYVEYFRGERFKIRTSDGNDLDTMFVDRRTNLPNGNTLVICCEGNAGFYEIGIMGTPLEAGYSALGWNHPGFGGSSGTPYPPQEQNAIDAVMQFAINKLGFKVENIVIFAWSIGGYTATWASMNYPDIKGLVLDATFDDILPLAVNHMPAIISPVVDLAIREHANLNVAEQLVEYPGPVLFIRRTADEIICTKEGDITTNRGNFLLKKLLWRRYPLIFGSSQMNLLEEFLSLPSSKQDTLLRTHEVNESECISLLQSYISEYSKSFPLKIGEDFGTLEKNKMSLFLASKYLKDFKSTHCTMLPPEMFQLPWDINVESDFVFT
- the LOC123322951 gene encoding enoyl-CoA delta isomerase 2 → MDVTLENKVRKLVLNRPSKKNAITIEMYENITNILNDDATNDDVIVTIITGKGEYFSSGTDFFSSLAQTEVDSTQKVKEMIDAFINYPKILIAVVNGPAIGIAATCISLCDIIYCSDRATFEIPFIRLGFSLEGCSSLLYPILLGKSKSSEMLFLNHILTANEAYKLGFVAQVVPADKLEEFIKSLLKFGALPRETVIRNKKLLMRWSKEALLKCNEVEKQILDESVKSDDFINALSSFVAKKSKL
- the LOC123322953 gene encoding aldehyde dehydrogenase 1-like; translated protein: MSFKKINCELIKDVFESMKYVEKKEDFRGAMGEFLKHQTTEELKVLLSSISKNDKWSELSNENRSDLLDKFATEIEKAIDSFAELERRIKKVETVFLKEKSLPYLVKTLRYYANLCQLVKVGQKGLVVCKLSDNSCISLLGYTLGPALATGFKVLFVSSPKMGCFIEFIVSLALRVGFPKETISVISEDNNLDVVLKHATVVHCFDNVDDKFQSERMLGIVPLLMPIIIFDSSDLDSACDSVINSTWKDQLVFTSLAKEIFVQETIYEVFIKKLKDKINFSTSKLGNNNFSETLQNLLLDAEKNGVETYTSHYGHVLFLGGRVISKDSSAAPCASVSAFRNIDEAIALANNNVQGFSASVWTENIGIANYVAQKLDVCNVWINSFGIYSPDVTFTPRKLSGKGYFGGLQGFHDLLFYNKDIMGFTGSKVSYEEKDILKSITSAKNAQPKWKSIEKSVKIKQFSALIKFIENNKNKFKNDEISEEWFREWKTFFYQYIDSNQNPSILSPYKEYNLNISYSPKGVLVAEFTKYISNHNKRLLIASILQGNCLVVLNQYDKLQGFYNELSEQLPTGVLKVLPYSYGASGAAVKNPMVDCYFNEYKIDEKLGLCDKFMSVSNCWSDVNNKVSYVKNVWSNIGQGYLV